From a single Methanobrevibacter sp. genomic region:
- the thpR gene encoding RNA 2',3'-cyclic phosphodiesterase — protein sequence MSQIRAFLAIDIDEDLKAKIYNVIRQFKQIDANIKYVDLENLHLTLKFFGDIDTEGIDVLSSKISDVVNGFDNFNIKIRGCGAFPNTNRIKVIWLGLDDDEIVKRLHDELDKEFVKLGFDKDRRFSSHLTIGRMKSAKGKNKVKSTIEEFGDVDIGEMSIDKIILKKSTLTPQGPIYEDLEIFEL from the coding sequence ATGAGTCAGATAAGGGCATTTTTAGCTATTGATATCGATGAAGACCTCAAGGCAAAAATCTATAATGTAATCAGGCAATTCAAACAGATTGACGCCAATATCAAATATGTGGATTTGGAAAACCTCCATTTAACCTTAAAATTCTTCGGAGACATTGACACAGAAGGCATTGACGTGCTTTCATCAAAGATATCCGATGTGGTAAACGGCTTTGATAATTTCAATATCAAAATCAGGGGATGCGGAGCATTTCCAAACACAAACAGAATCAAGGTAATCTGGTTAGGCCTTGACGATGATGAAATAGTTAAAAGACTCCATGATGAGCTTGACAAGGAATTCGTCAAACTTGGCTTTGACAAGGACAGGAGATTCTCATCACACCTGACAATAGGACGAATGAAATCCGCAAAAGGAAAAAACAAGGTCAAATCAACAATCGAGGAGTTCGGTGATGTTGACATCGGCGAGATGAGCATTGACAAGATTATTCTCAAAAAGTCCACATTAACACCTCAGGGACCTATTTATGAAGATTTGGAAATATTTGAATTGTGA
- a CDS encoding MATE family efflux transporter, whose amino-acid sequence MQKTEDIDLIVNHPKKAINKLALPIIISNLFIVLNNIIDGIWVAGLGSDPLAAVGFVTPLFLAFVGFANGLGAGANSLIARYIGAEDYKNAGNSAIHSMMLSIIVSIVATIVMLIFLKHILLSMGAGEIISQTLDYGYIVIGGVFSVFIPAMMAAIFRSQGEVKRASYPLMLTAIINMILDPIFIYVFGWGLQGAAFATVLAATLAMLPMIYWMFVKRDSFLEVKMSEYKTDFKIYKDILVVGIPASLEQFIISFVSILMNYWLTILSGTIAVAAYTATWRLISVGISPLIGIGVAALTVGGAAYGAKNLKNLKTSMNYAIKLGLISSIVICAVFFIFADPLSVIFSYSENGAILHARLIEAIRILCFFLVLMPLGAISGNIFQAMGKGGISLVFTILRAFILEIIFAWLFAFIFNLADIGVYIGLVCGMALGSVCGYIYINYYLKKHESYFNS is encoded by the coding sequence ATGCAGAAAACTGAAGATATTGACCTTATTGTCAATCATCCTAAAAAAGCTATAAATAAGTTGGCTTTACCTATCATTATCTCTAACTTATTCATTGTTTTGAATAACATTATCGATGGAATCTGGGTTGCAGGATTGGGTTCAGATCCCCTTGCGGCAGTGGGTTTTGTTACCCCTCTGTTTTTGGCATTTGTAGGATTTGCAAACGGTCTTGGTGCAGGTGCAAATTCACTTATTGCCCGTTATATTGGTGCTGAAGACTATAAAAATGCAGGAAACAGTGCAATTCACTCAATGATGCTTTCAATCATAGTGTCAATTGTTGCAACAATTGTCATGCTTATTTTTTTAAAACATATTCTGCTTTCAATGGGTGCCGGTGAAATCATATCACAGACTCTTGACTACGGTTACATTGTTATTGGAGGGGTATTTTCCGTTTTCATACCTGCAATGATGGCGGCAATCTTCAGGTCACAGGGAGAAGTCAAAAGGGCATCATATCCGCTGATGCTTACAGCAATAATCAACATGATTCTCGACCCGATTTTCATATACGTATTCGGATGGGGCCTTCAGGGCGCAGCATTTGCCACAGTTCTTGCAGCAACACTTGCAATGCTTCCGATGATATATTGGATGTTTGTTAAAAGGGACAGCTTCCTTGAAGTCAAAATGAGCGAATATAAAACCGATTTTAAGATTTATAAGGATATTCTTGTCGTTGGAATACCTGCAAGCCTGGAGCAGTTTATTATTTCATTTGTATCCATTCTGATGAACTACTGGCTTACAATACTTTCAGGTACAATCGCAGTTGCGGCATACACTGCAACATGGAGACTTATTTCAGTTGGAATTTCACCATTAATTGGTATTGGAGTTGCGGCCCTGACAGTTGGAGGAGCTGCATACGGTGCTAAAAACTTAAAAAATCTAAAAACCTCAATGAATTATGCTATTAAATTGGGATTGATTTCATCCATTGTAATATGTGCGGTTTTCTTTATATTTGCAGATCCGTTATCAGTTATATTTTCATATTCAGAAAACGGAGCAATACTTCATGCAAGGCTGATTGAAGCAATACGTATCTTATGTTTCTTTTTGGTGCTGATGCCTTTAGGTGCAATTTCAGGAAATATTTTTCAGGCAATGGGAAAAGGCGGAATCTCACTTGTATTCACAATACTCAGAGCATTTATACTTGAGATAATCTTTGCATGGCTCTTTGCATTCATATTCAATCTTGCCGATATCGGTGTTTATATAGGTCTTGTCTGCGGTATGGCTTTAGGTAGTGTATGCGGTTATATTTACATCAATTACTATCTCAAAAAGCATGAAAGCTATTTCAACAGTTAA
- a CDS encoding 3-dehydroquinate synthase II: protein MQNKFAWISTPDEVWDDKKEMITTALESGIDHVLDLDDIENIRKLGNVKIISNTDDADIYLVGINGEGDGVLDLNDDFSDSVDIANAKKAKSEGKTVCAYVIITDKAHEQLAVKLGSIVDYIILVGTDWTIIPLENIIADLQKVDVEIIAAVRDVDGAKVALETLEHGTDGVIFEANDFNKTKKIAQEVIEASQTKYELKIATITNVKPLGSGDRVCVDTTDMMKPGEGMLIGSYSKSMFLVHSESLESEYVASRPFRVNAGPVQAYVMVPGNKTRYLSELVAGDEVLIVNTQGETRTAYVGRSKIERRPLILLEAEYEGQTIRTLLQNAETIRIVDENDEPLSVADVKPGDKVKVYIETSARHFGIAIDETIIEQ from the coding sequence ATGCAAAATAAATTTGCATGGATATCAACTCCTGACGAAGTGTGGGACGACAAAAAGGAAATGATTACCACAGCTTTGGAATCAGGAATAGACCATGTGCTTGACCTTGATGACATTGAAAACATCAGAAAACTTGGAAACGTAAAAATCATTTCAAACACCGATGATGCAGACATATATCTTGTAGGAATCAACGGCGAAGGCGACGGCGTACTTGATTTAAACGATGATTTTTCAGATTCAGTTGACATTGCAAATGCAAAAAAGGCAAAAAGTGAAGGAAAAACAGTCTGTGCATATGTAATTATTACAGACAAGGCACATGAACAGCTTGCAGTAAAGTTAGGTTCAATAGTTGATTACATCATACTTGTGGGAACAGACTGGACAATCATTCCGCTTGAAAACATCATTGCAGACCTTCAGAAAGTGGATGTTGAAATAATTGCGGCGGTACGTGACGTTGACGGTGCAAAAGTGGCACTTGAAACATTGGAACATGGTACTGATGGAGTAATATTTGAAGCAAATGACTTCAACAAAACCAAAAAAATAGCACAGGAAGTCATTGAAGCATCACAAACCAAATATGAACTGAAAATTGCAACAATAACCAATGTAAAGCCATTGGGATCAGGCGACAGGGTATGTGTCGATACTACAGACATGATGAAACCCGGCGAAGGAATGCTTATCGGTTCCTATTCAAAATCCATGTTTCTGGTTCACTCAGAAAGTCTTGAAAGCGAATACGTTGCATCCCGTCCTTTCAGGGTAAATGCAGGACCTGTGCAGGCTTATGTCATGGTTCCAGGAAACAAGACAAGATACCTCTCCGAACTGGTTGCAGGAGATGAAGTTCTCATTGTCAACACCCAAGGTGAAACAAGAACAGCATATGTTGGAAGAAGCAAAATCGAGAGAAGGCCACTGATACTTCTTGAAGCCGAATATGAAGGCCAGACCATACGCACACTTCTTCAGAATGCAGAAACAATAAGGATTGTTGATGAAAACGATGAACCACTTTCAGTTGCTGATGTAAAACCTGGAGACAAGGTAAAAGTTTACATTGAAACAAGTGCACGCCACTTCGGTATAGCTATCGATGAAACCATTATTGAACAGTAG
- the cca gene encoding CCA tRNA nucleotidyltransferase, translating into MDYGQILNDIKPTEKEQEDIDAMSQKLVDYLTETCQNEGINAKITVVGSVAKRTALKGKSDIDIFMAFPLDVSEDILKEKGLYLAHKCSDAFNGNASHHFASHPYVTSDIEGYEVDLVPCYAIEDGSQLKSAVDRTILHTRFVKANLTSEGCDEVLLLKKFMDMTGTYGSEFKVGGFAGYLCELLIIKYGSFDETLKAAVEWKYGEVIDLKDYGTAGQFKDPLVVIDPTDKNRNVAAALRLNKMSEFIQSARNYLSSDNKKDYFYPLDKSLDKKAILDEFKKRGSVLIAVKFDIPDMPLDTLHPQLKMTTSSLVEKINKEEFKVFKGDYSSNEKDSAVMLFEMASSTLNDVKINYGPKVFLNKACNNFTAKYGPENCYVIDDFLVHKQERPFNNVKSFIEDIFTQNNIGKIKVGKNLRKTIISSYEFVSIEDLADDEFYLGFLDDFLNPGQYIVR; encoded by the coding sequence ATGGATTACGGGCAAATATTAAATGATATAAAACCGACTGAAAAGGAGCAGGAAGACATAGATGCAATGTCTCAAAAACTGGTTGATTATTTAACTGAAACCTGTCAAAATGAAGGAATCAATGCAAAAATCACCGTTGTAGGTTCAGTTGCAAAGCGCACAGCTTTAAAGGGAAAATCAGACATTGACATATTCATGGCGTTTCCCCTGGATGTCAGTGAAGATATCCTAAAAGAAAAAGGTTTATATCTTGCCCATAAATGCAGTGACGCCTTCAATGGTAATGCATCACATCACTTTGCATCACATCCCTATGTCACAAGCGATATTGAAGGATATGAAGTGGACCTGGTTCCATGCTATGCAATCGAAGACGGATCACAGCTCAAATCCGCAGTTGACAGAACAATTCTCCACACAAGATTTGTCAAGGCAAACCTTACCTCTGAAGGCTGTGATGAAGTCCTGCTTTTAAAAAAGTTCATGGACATGACAGGAACATACGGCTCAGAGTTTAAGGTAGGAGGATTTGCAGGTTATCTCTGCGAACTTCTCATTATCAAATACGGAAGCTTTGATGAAACCCTAAAAGCGGCTGTGGAGTGGAAATACGGTGAAGTAATTGACCTTAAGGACTATGGAACTGCCGGTCAGTTCAAAGATCCTCTGGTTGTAATTGACCCTACAGACAAAAACCGAAATGTTGCAGCAGCATTAAGGCTGAATAAAATGAGTGAATTCATACAGTCCGCCCGAAATTACCTGTCATCAGACAATAAAAAAGATTACTTCTATCCATTGGATAAATCACTTGATAAGAAAGCTATTCTGGATGAGTTCAAAAAAAGAGGCAGTGTTTTGATTGCAGTCAAATTCGATATCCCCGACATGCCTCTTGACACTTTGCATCCTCAGCTTAAGATGACAACATCATCTCTTGTTGAGAAAATCAACAAGGAGGAATTCAAAGTATTTAAGGGAGATTATTCATCCAATGAAAAGGATTCAGCAGTGATGCTTTTTGAAATGGCATCATCCACTTTAAACGATGTTAAAATAAATTATGGTCCGAAAGTATTCCTGAACAAGGCCTGCAACAATTTCACTGCAAAATACGGGCCTGAAAACTGCTACGTTATTGATGATTTTTTAGTCCACAAACAGGAAAGACCCTTCAATAACGTGAAATCATTCATCGAGGATATCTTCACCCAGAACAATATAGGAAAAATCAAAGTCGGAAAAAACCTGAGAAAGACAATCATAAGCTCATATGAGTTTGTATCCATTGAAGATTTGGCCGATGACGAGTTTTATCTTGGATTTCTGGATGATTTTTTAAATCCGGGCCAGTATATCGTAAGGTGA